Proteins encoded in a region of the Gemmatimonadaceae bacterium genome:
- a CDS encoding acetyl ornithine aminotransferase family protein gives MTAIATKPPRIITELPGPKAKAIIARDAEVVSPSYPRGVPFVMDHGKGADAWDVDGNRFLDFCGGIAVCNTGHAHPQVVQAIKDAADQFLHISSDFWHEKWVRLAERINALKPMGDEPVMSFMCQSGAESVEGALKLARYVTGRTRFIGFLGGFHGRTMGALAFTASKYTQQAGFFPTMPGVTHVPYPNSFRPLFAGKDQGKAVLDYIEHQLFQNNVPPRDVAAILIEPIQGEGGYIVPPDGFLAGLRALCDKHGILLIFDEVQAGIGRTGKMFASQHWGVVPDIMTLAKGLGSGIPVGMVVAKKSIMSQWKKGAHGNTYGGNPVAAASAMATLDLVEHGLMQNAAKVGAYFMDRLRELQARHACIGDVRGKGLMIGCEFVNPDGSAAAKLCDDIIVRAYHHGLLLLPCGLSTVRFMPPLLITTDEVDEAIEMLDAAIHEALDA, from the coding sequence ATGACCGCTATCGCGACCAAGCCCCCGCGCATCATCACCGAACTCCCCGGCCCGAAGGCGAAGGCCATCATCGCCCGTGACGCCGAAGTCGTATCGCCGTCGTACCCGCGCGGCGTGCCGTTCGTGATGGACCACGGCAAGGGTGCCGACGCCTGGGACGTGGACGGCAACCGCTTCCTCGATTTCTGCGGCGGCATCGCCGTCTGCAACACGGGGCACGCGCATCCGCAGGTGGTGCAGGCCATCAAGGACGCCGCCGACCAGTTCCTGCACATCTCCAGCGACTTCTGGCACGAAAAGTGGGTGCGGCTCGCCGAGCGCATCAACGCGCTCAAGCCGATGGGTGATGAACCCGTGATGAGCTTCATGTGCCAGAGTGGTGCGGAGTCGGTGGAAGGGGCGCTCAAGCTCGCGCGCTATGTCACCGGCCGCACGCGCTTCATCGGGTTCCTCGGCGGCTTCCACGGCCGCACGATGGGCGCGCTCGCGTTCACGGCCAGCAAGTACACGCAGCAGGCGGGCTTCTTCCCCACAATGCCCGGCGTGACGCACGTGCCGTATCCCAACAGCTTCCGTCCGCTCTTCGCGGGCAAGGACCAGGGCAAGGCGGTGCTCGACTACATCGAGCACCAGCTGTTCCAGAACAACGTGCCGCCCAGGGATGTCGCGGCAATCCTCATCGAGCCGATCCAGGGCGAGGGCGGCTACATCGTGCCGCCGGACGGCTTCCTCGCCGGGTTGCGCGCGCTGTGCGACAAGCACGGCATCCTGCTGATCTTCGACGAGGTGCAGGCCGGCATCGGACGCACGGGCAAGATGTTCGCTTCGCAGCACTGGGGCGTCGTCCCCGACATCATGACGCTTGCCAAGGGACTTGGGTCGGGCATTCCGGTGGGCATGGTGGTCGCGAAGAAGTCCATCATGTCGCAGTGGAAGAAGGGGGCGCACGGCAACACCTACGGCGGCAACCCGGTGGCCGCCGCTTCGGCGATGGCGACGCTCGATCTCGTCGAGCACGGCCTGATGCAGAACGCGGCGAAGGTCGGCGCCTACTTCATGGATCGCCTTCGCGAACTGCAGGCGCGGCACGCCTGCATCGGCGACGTGCGCGGCAAGGGGCTGATGATTGGCTGCGAGTTCGTGAACCCGGACGGCAGCGCCGCGGCCAAGCTCTGCGACGACATCATCGTGCGTGCCTACCACCACGGGCTGCTGCTCCTGCCGTGCGGACTGAGCACGGTGCGCTTCATGCCGCCGCTGCTCATCACCACCGACGAGGTGGATGAGGCGATCGAGATGCTCGACGCCGCCATTCACGAGGCGCTCGACGCCTAG
- a CDS encoding cupin domain-containing protein: MTGEPKKSDDLEHAVALASLVDYQPGAVVSRTIVKKKSGTVTAFAFDEGEGLSEHTAAYDALIVLVEGACDVTIAGAPHHVAAGELLRLPANQPHALKATERFKMLLVMIKE; the protein is encoded by the coding sequence ATGACTGGCGAACCCAAGAAGTCCGATGATCTCGAGCACGCCGTGGCGCTCGCCTCGCTCGTCGACTACCAGCCCGGCGCCGTCGTCAGCCGGACCATTGTCAAGAAGAAGTCGGGGACCGTCACCGCCTTCGCCTTCGACGAGGGCGAGGGCTTGAGTGAGCACACCGCGGCGTACGACGCCCTGATCGTCCTGGTCGAGGGCGCGTGCGACGTCACCATTGCGGGTGCCCCGCACCACGTGGCGGCCGGTGAATTGCTCCGGCTCCCAGCCAACCAGCCGCACGCGCTCAAGGCGACGGAACGCTTCAAGATGCTGCTGGTGATGATCAAGGAATAG
- a CDS encoding amino acid permease — protein MTDTPAPHVARRKFGFWLATALVVGNIIGSAIFMLPAGLAPFGWNAVAAWGVTFLGALSLAWVFAELSRALPEAGGSFGFMRLGVGEEAAFIGAWGYVVSIWAANAGITIAGISYFTRLVPGLAATSMTAPIAALGAIWLLTWVNLRGLRAAGTVQLVTSVIKLLPFVAVIGLAAWRLSVRGMSLLPPVHADSFTFAGATGAVGLTLFAMLGLESAAMPADAVEDSGRNVPRATMAGTALSAVVSLVATCAVALMLPADVVSTSGAPVSDFIAVSWGSIAGGFVALCAVVSCFGCLNGWLLLGGEVPAAMALAGTLPPWFGRLNAHGAPTRSLVLGAGITSLLTLMAYTKVGVAAYNFAILLATATNLLLYLFCVLAVARFMRDGRVRRTGALLACTLCALVFVLWAFYGSGWESLAWGTVLIAAGWPVYRVARRARAKAPAAPQEPPVLNGP, from the coding sequence GTGACCGACACGCCCGCCCCTCACGTTGCGCGACGCAAGTTCGGCTTCTGGCTCGCCACGGCGCTTGTCGTCGGCAACATCATCGGCTCTGCCATCTTCATGCTCCCGGCCGGCCTCGCGCCGTTCGGGTGGAACGCGGTGGCGGCCTGGGGTGTGACTTTCCTTGGCGCGCTCAGCCTGGCGTGGGTGTTTGCCGAGTTGTCGCGCGCCCTTCCGGAAGCCGGCGGCAGTTTCGGCTTCATGCGGCTCGGCGTGGGAGAGGAGGCGGCGTTCATTGGCGCCTGGGGATACGTCGTGTCGATCTGGGCGGCGAACGCGGGCATCACGATCGCCGGCATCAGCTATTTCACGCGGCTCGTCCCTGGACTCGCCGCCACGTCGATGACCGCGCCGATCGCTGCGCTCGGCGCCATCTGGCTGCTGACGTGGGTGAACCTGCGCGGGCTGCGGGCCGCGGGGACGGTGCAGTTGGTGACTTCGGTGATCAAGCTGCTTCCGTTTGTCGCGGTCATCGGGCTGGCAGCTTGGCGGCTGTCGGTGCGCGGCATGTCGCTGCTGCCGCCGGTGCACGCGGACAGCTTCACGTTCGCCGGGGCGACGGGCGCCGTGGGACTCACGCTCTTCGCGATGCTCGGACTCGAGAGTGCGGCCATGCCGGCCGATGCCGTGGAGGATTCGGGCAGGAACGTTCCGCGCGCGACGATGGCCGGCACCGCGCTCAGCGCGGTGGTGAGCCTGGTGGCCACCTGCGCCGTCGCACTCATGCTGCCGGCTGATGTCGTCTCCACATCCGGCGCTCCCGTCTCGGACTTCATCGCCGTCTCGTGGGGAAGCATCGCCGGCGGTTTCGTGGCGCTCTGCGCGGTGGTGAGCTGCTTCGGTTGCCTCAATGGATGGCTGCTGCTGGGCGGCGAGGTGCCGGCCGCCATGGCGCTGGCGGGGACGCTGCCGCCGTGGTTCGGGCGGCTGAATGCGCATGGTGCGCCGACGCGAAGCCTCGTGCTCGGCGCCGGCATCACCTCGCTGCTCACCCTGATGGCCTACACCAAGGTCGGCGTCGCCGCGTACAACTTCGCGATCCTGCTGGCGACCGCGACCAACCTGCTGCTCTATCTCTTCTGCGTGCTGGCCGTCGCGCGCTTCATGCGCGACGGCCGCGTTCGTCGGACCGGCGCGCTGCTGGCCTGCACGCTCTGCGCCCTGGTCTTTGTGTTGTGGGCGTTCTACGGCTCCGGCTGGGAGTCGCTGGCGTGGGGCACCGTGCTGATCGCGGCCGGCTGGCCGGTGTACCGTGTCGCGCGGCGGGCGCGCGCAAAGGCGCCCGCCGCGCCGCAGGAACCGCCTGTCCTCAACGGACCGTGA
- a CDS encoding helicase HerA-like domain-containing protein has translation MPEPLVIAKSGSAELALLPALANRHGCVTGATGTGKTITLQVLAERFSAIGVPVFLADVKGDLSGIAKAGQPSEKLSERLQKLALPAPAWGACPVTLWDVLGEQGHPIRATISDMGPLLLARLLNLNDTQEGVLSLAFKVADDHGLLLLNLADLRAILQFVGDNAAQVKTQYGNVSAASIGAIQRGLLQLEEQGGEKFFGEPMLNIDDLMQTVDGKGVVNVLAADQLMNSPRLYAAFLLWLLSELFENLPEVGDAEKPKLVFFFDEAHLLFADAPPALLEKVEMVVRLIRSKGVGVYFVTQNPIDIPDKVLGQLGNRVQHALRAFTPRDQKAVRATAETMRANPALDIEKVILELAVGEALVSLLDAKGTPGITERAWMLAPGSQIGPVTPDERKQLLQRSVVAGVYEKVVDRESAFEMLQARAAGSAASAPTIGAPTNSAVPAGGLGAAAGAGAMGAVLGGVGALLFGSTGPRGGRHDGLLDIVAKSAARSTGTAISRGLVRGVLGSLLGGRRR, from the coding sequence ATGCCAGAGCCTCTCGTCATCGCCAAGTCTGGCAGCGCCGAGCTCGCGCTGCTCCCTGCCCTCGCCAACCGCCACGGATGCGTCACCGGAGCGACGGGCACCGGCAAGACCATCACGCTGCAGGTGCTGGCCGAACGCTTCTCGGCCATTGGCGTTCCCGTCTTCCTCGCCGATGTGAAAGGCGACCTGAGCGGCATCGCCAAGGCGGGGCAACCGAGCGAGAAGCTGAGCGAGCGGCTTCAGAAGCTCGCGCTTCCGGCGCCAGCGTGGGGTGCCTGCCCGGTGACGCTGTGGGACGTGCTCGGCGAGCAGGGACATCCCATCCGCGCGACGATCTCGGACATGGGGCCGCTCCTGCTGGCGCGGCTGCTCAACCTGAACGACACGCAGGAGGGCGTGCTCTCCCTCGCGTTCAAGGTGGCCGACGATCACGGCTTGCTCCTGCTCAACCTCGCCGACCTGCGGGCGATCCTGCAGTTCGTCGGTGACAACGCGGCGCAGGTCAAGACGCAGTACGGCAACGTGTCGGCCGCCAGCATCGGCGCCATCCAGCGCGGCCTGCTGCAGCTCGAGGAACAGGGCGGCGAGAAGTTCTTCGGCGAGCCGATGCTCAACATCGACGACCTGATGCAGACGGTGGACGGCAAGGGGGTGGTCAACGTCCTCGCCGCCGACCAGCTGATGAACAGTCCGCGGCTCTACGCGGCGTTCCTGCTCTGGCTGCTCTCCGAGCTGTTCGAGAATCTTCCCGAGGTCGGCGATGCGGAGAAGCCCAAGCTGGTCTTCTTCTTCGACGAGGCGCACCTGCTCTTTGCCGACGCACCGCCGGCGCTGCTCGAGAAGGTCGAGATGGTGGTGCGCCTGATTCGCTCCAAGGGCGTCGGCGTCTACTTCGTCACCCAGAATCCCATCGACATTCCCGACAAGGTGTTGGGCCAGTTGGGCAATCGGGTGCAGCACGCGCTGCGCGCCTTCACGCCGCGCGACCAGAAGGCGGTGCGCGCGACGGCCGAAACGATGCGCGCCAACCCCGCCCTCGACATCGAGAAGGTGATTCTCGAACTCGCCGTCGGTGAGGCGCTCGTGTCGCTGCTCGACGCCAAGGGCACGCCCGGCATCACGGAGCGCGCGTGGATGCTCGCGCCGGGTTCGCAGATCGGGCCGGTCACGCCCGACGAGCGCAAGCAGCTGCTCCAGCGTTCGGTGGTGGCCGGTGTCTACGAGAAGGTAGTTGACCGCGAATCGGCCTTTGAGATGCTGCAGGCGCGCGCGGCCGGGTCGGCGGCCAGCGCGCCGACCATCGGCGCGCCGACGAACAGCGCCGTTCCGGCTGGTGGTCTTGGCGCCGCCGCGGGCGCCGGCGCGATGGGCGCGGTGCTTGGCGGCGTCGGCGCGCTGCTCTTTGGCAGCACGGGACCGCGCGGCGGTCGCCACGACGGCCTGCTCGACATCGTCGCCAAGAGCGCGGCGCGCAGCACGGGTACGGCGATCTCCCGCGGACTGGTGCGCGGCGTGCTGGGTTCCCTGCTCGGCGGGCGTCGGCGCTAG
- a CDS encoding arginine deiminase family protein, protein MNSASWIAFTRDVSPTIVACELTHLDRTPIRVDVAHAQHRGYERLLASLGCDVRRITPAPDDPDAVFVEDTAVVLDEVAVVARPGAKSRRNEVTAVAAALAPLRPLVRLRAPATLDGGDVLVIGRTVLAGRSLRTNDAGIAQLAAALAPHGYTVRAVAVSGCLHLKSAVTAVDDETVLLNPAWVHPADFSGYRVVTVDETEPMGANVLRLGHAVVAGAAYPRTRERLESLGVTVHTVDVSELAKAEGAVTCCSLIVRA, encoded by the coding sequence ATGAACTCCGCATCCTGGATCGCATTCACGCGTGACGTTTCGCCAACGATTGTCGCGTGCGAGCTCACGCACCTGGATCGCACGCCGATACGCGTGGATGTCGCGCACGCGCAGCACCGCGGCTACGAGCGGTTGCTCGCATCGTTGGGATGCGACGTTCGCCGGATCACGCCGGCGCCGGACGATCCCGACGCGGTCTTCGTCGAGGATACCGCGGTCGTGCTCGACGAGGTGGCCGTCGTTGCGCGGCCCGGCGCCAAGTCGCGCCGCAATGAAGTCACGGCCGTCGCCGCGGCGCTCGCGCCGTTGCGGCCGCTCGTGCGCCTCCGGGCACCCGCCACGCTCGATGGCGGCGATGTGCTCGTCATCGGACGCACGGTCCTCGCCGGCCGTTCGCTGCGCACCAACGACGCCGGCATTGCGCAACTTGCCGCGGCGCTCGCACCGCACGGCTACACCGTGCGCGCCGTGGCGGTCTCGGGCTGCCTGCACCTCAAGAGTGCCGTGACCGCCGTCGATGATGAGACCGTGCTGCTGAACCCGGCGTGGGTGCATCCCGCCGACTTCAGCGGTTATCGCGTGGTCACCGTCGACGAGACGGAGCCTATGGGCGCCAACGTGTTGCGCCTGGGCCATGCCGTCGTGGCCGGCGCCGCCTATCCGCGCACCCGCGAGCGCCTCGAGTCATTGGGCGTCACGGTGCACACGGTGGATGTCTCGGAACTGGCCAAGGCCGAGGGCGCGGTGACCTGCTGCAGCCTGATCGTGCGCGCGTGA
- a CDS encoding RidA family protein — translation MSRKLISTESTFEKAIGYSRAVVDGRWVFVSGTTGFDYNTMTISDDVVVQTDRCFQNIQRALADAKCRLTDVVRITYIVPDRDDFPKTWPVLQRYLGDIRPAATMIVAGLSDPRMKIEIEVTARRQQRAKNGKEEK, via the coding sequence ATGAGCCGCAAGCTGATCAGCACCGAGTCCACGTTCGAGAAGGCCATCGGCTATTCCCGCGCCGTCGTCGACGGCCGCTGGGTCTTCGTCTCCGGCACCACCGGGTTCGACTACAACACGATGACCATCAGCGACGACGTCGTGGTGCAGACCGACCGCTGCTTCCAGAACATCCAGCGCGCGCTGGCCGATGCCAAGTGCCGGCTGACCGACGTGGTGCGCATCACGTACATCGTCCCCGATCGCGACGACTTCCCAAAGACATGGCCGGTGCTGCAGCGCTATCTCGGCGACATCCGCCCCGCGGCGACGATGATCGTCGCCGGACTCTCCGATCCGCGCATGAAGATCGAGATCGAGGTCACCGCGCGACGGCAGCAGCGCGCGAAGAACGGGAAGGAAGAGAAGTAG